A single region of the Eremothecium gossypii ATCC 10895 chromosome V, complete sequence genome encodes:
- the TSC13 gene encoding trans-2-enoyl-CoA reductase (NADPH) TSC13 (Syntenic homolog of Saccharomyces cerevisiae YDL015C (TSC13)), with the protein MTITVKARSKNLRDVTLASHGSLESVLRQLSEANGRINTNRLRLTYKKDDKHVPITATDYFQQPDDVLYVKDLGPQISWRMVFVAEYLGPILVHTALYNLSQRRDLTWLHSNAQQYNPHLNRVAYLLVLIHYAKREFETLFVHSFSQSTMPLFNLFKNSFHYWVLNGMIGLGYFGYGFPVSNETVVWLYSKLRLNNVYKLIGLFLVSEIWNFYTHLQLRWWGDLQKRKGVTSRVPINSGIFKLLVAPNYTFEVWSWVWFALIMKLNLFALFFLGVSTTQMYLWAAKKNKRYGTRRAFLIPFVF; encoded by the coding sequence ATGACTATCACTGTGAAGGCGCGCTCGAAGAACCTGAGAGACGTGACTCTTGCGTCGCACGGGTCATTGGAGTCTgtcctgcgccagctctCGGAAGCTAATGGCAGAATCAACACCAACCGACTGCGCCTGACGTACAAGAAGGACGACAAGCATGTCCCAATCACGGCGACGGACTATTTTCAGCAGCCGGACGATGTGCTGTACGTAAAGGATCTGGGACCTCAGATCTCCTGGCGCATGGTGTTTGTTGCAGAGTACCTGGGGCCCATTCTGGTGCACACTGCGCTATACAACCTGTCTCAGCGGCGTGATCTGACCTGGTTGCACAGTAATGCGCAGCAATACAACCCTCACTTGAACCGCGTGGCATACCTGCTGGTGCTGATCCACTACGCGAAGCGCGAGTTTGAAACACTGTTCGTGCACTCGTTCTCGCAGTCGACGATGCCACTTTTCAATCTATTCAAGAACTCGTtccactactgggttttGAACGGCATGATTGGGTTGGGTTACTTTGGCTACGGTTTCCCAGTGTCGAACGAAACCGTGGTCTGGCTTTACTCGAAGCTGCGGCTGAATAACGTGTACAAGCTCATCGGCCTTTTCCTGGTGTCTGAGATATGGAACTTCTACACGCATCTTCAGCTGCGCTGGTGGGGCGATCTCCAGAAGCGCAAAGGTGTGACCTCGCGCGTCCCCATCAACAGCGGCATTTTCAAGTTGCTCGTTGCGCCAAACTACACATTTGAGGTCTGGTCGTGGGTGTGGTTTGCCCTGATTATGAAACTGAATCTGTTTGCCCTATTTTTCCTAGGCGTGTCGACCACGCAGATGTACCTGTGGGCCGCCAAAAAGAACAAGCGCTACGGTACTCGCAGAGCGTTCTTGATCCCCTTTGTATTCTGA
- the CDC7 gene encoding serine/threonine protein kinase CDC7 (Syntenic homolog of Saccharomyces cerevisiae YDL017W (CDC7)) — MSGEVPAEVQQEMEELCNTVPRLTEDYELIDKIGEGTFSSVYKARDIKGRVVRRYREHFWRMGGEEGPYVALKRIYVTSSPQRIYNELNLLYMLSGNHSVAPLCDALRHKDQIIAVLPWYPHEEFRNFYRDLPIKGVKKCVFELLKALKFVHEQGVIHRDVKPTNFLYNPILGKGVLVDFGLAELEPERLDDTGLQHEQDLRAWESYCPCGSTRGLPQSANLITIQNGKVLYNGKCQNPVTGAVASSILDLTKGYPKNETRRSKRANRAGTRGFRAPEVLMKCSQQTTKIDIWSVGVILLSFLARRFPMFQSLDDTDSLLEMCCIFGTKAMKKTAQLHGLGLEIQGLQGITEDGIPDGLKGYVRQLLEAECKIATFPHYSVAFETLDFLSKMDRQVTPSLGSGGSSAGALSGDENNGHDYDATNIEKERTLREYCERVWDDHFWCFDVLERCFEMDPRKRSSAEELLQHLLFSELTEHHEPDAEVQDEVITLESQPELKLHR, encoded by the coding sequence ATGTCGGGCGAAGTGCCTGCTGAAGTGCAGCAGGAGATGGAGGAGCTGTGTAATACTGTACCTAGGCTGACAGAGGACTACGAATTGATAGATAAGATTGGCGAAGGAACGTTCTCGTCGGTGTACAAGGCGCGGGACATCAAAGGGCGGGTGGTGCGACGGTACCGGGAGCACTTCTGGAGGATGGGGGGCGAAGAAGGCCCGTATGTGGCGCTGAAGCGGATATACGTGACTTCATCGCCGCAGCGGATATACAACGAGCTGAACCTGCTGTACATGCTCAGCGGGAACCATAGCGTGGCGCCGCTGTGCGATGCGCTGCGGCACAAGGACCAGATCATTGCGGTGCTGCCGTGGTACCCGCACGAGGAGTTCCGCAACTTCTACCGGGACCTGCCGATCAAGGGCGTGAAGAAGTGTGTGTTCGAGCTGCTCAAGGCGCTGAAATTCGTGCACGAGCAGGGTGTGATCCACCGGGACGTGAAGCCGACGAACTTCCTTTACAACCCGATCCTGGGCAAGGGCGTGCTGGTGGACTTCGGGCTGGCTGAGCTGGAGCCGGAGCGGCTCGACGACACCGGCCTGCAGCACGAGCAGGACCTGCGCGCGTGGGAGTCGTACTGCCCATGCGGGTCTACGAGGGGGCTGCCGCAGAGCGCGAACCTCATCACGATACAGAATGGCAAGGTGCTGTACAATGGCAAGTGCCAGAACCCCGTGACAGGCGCGGTCGCCAGCAGCATCCTGGACCTCACAAAGGGGTACCCGAAGAACGAGACACGTCGCAGCAAGCGCGCGAACCGCGCAGGCACGCGAGGGTTCCGCGCGCCGGAGGTGTTGATGAAGTGCTCGCAGCAGACGACGAAGATAGATATCTGGTCTGTAGGAGTAATTCTTCTATCGTTCCTGGCGCGGCGCTTCCCCATGTTCCAGAGTCTCGATGACACGGACTCGCTGCTCGAGATGTGCTGCATTTTCGGAACCAAGGCCATGAAGAAGACCGCACAGCTGCACGGTCTCGGACTGGAGATTCAGGGGCTCCAGGGAATCACCGAGGATGGTATACCCGATGGCTTGAAGGGCTATGTCCGACAGCTGCTCGAGGCAGAGTGCAAAATTGCTACCTTTCCGCACTATAGTGTTGCTTTTGAGACCCTTGATTTCCTGAGTAAGATGGATCGGCAAGTGACCCCAAGCCTCGGGAGTGGAGGAAGCAGTGCTGGCGCTCTGTCGGGTGACGAAAACAATGGCCACGACTATGATGCCACAAATATTGAAAAAGAGAGGACTCTTCGGGAATATTGTGAGCGTGTGTGGGACGACCACTTTTGGTGCTTCGATGTGCTTGAGAGATGTTTTGAGATGGATCCCCGCAAGCGCAGCAGTGCGGAGGAGTTACTACAGCATCTACTCTTTAGCGAGCTAACGGAACATCACGAGCCTGATGCCGAGGTTCAGGACGAAGTCATCACCCTAGAGTCGCAACCAGAGTTGAAATTGCACCGCTGA
- the ERP3 gene encoding Erp3p (Syntenic homolog of Saccharomyces cerevisiae YDL018C (ERP3)), with product MRHLGSVIWLLFGAVAWVGWSVGSPVTFELRAGKEECYYLLLEGEACSVTYYFAVQQDMHHLFEVDYRITGPEGVVTEARAKQGEWQFEAGGGEYAFCLRAHSGGDQVVDLELVGECGVGRGAAAEPGFAERLRDALDQIERRLNILQQQLQYYHGRNLRSHATVHATVQKMPALSVYSLVLIAGLAWAQVVVVKILFGCWAR from the coding sequence ATGAGGCACCTGGGAAGCGTTATATGGTTGTTGTTTGGCGCTGTGGCTTGGGTGGGATGGAGCGTGGGATCGCCGGTGACGTTTGAGCTCCGAGCAGGCAAAGAGGAGTGCTACTACCTCCTGCTGGAGGGCGAGGCATGCTCCGTGACGTACTACTTTGCGGTGCAGCAGGATATGCACCATCTGTTTGAGGTGGACTACCGGATCACGGGGCCGGAGGGGGTGGTGACGGAAGCACGGGCCAAGCAGGGCGAGTGGCAGTTTGAGGCCGGGGGCGGGGAGTACGCGTTCTGCCTGCGCGCGCACAGCGGTGGAGACCAGGTCGTGGACCTGGAACTGGTGGGCGAGTGCGGGGTGGGGCgtggggcggcggcggagccgGGGTTTGCGGAGCGGCTGCGCGATGCGCTGGACCAAATCGAGCGGCGGCTGAATATCttgcagcagcagctgcagtACTACCACGGGCGCAACCTGCGTAGTCACGCGACGGTGCACGCGACGGTGCAGAAGATGCCGGCGCTGTCGGTGTACTCGCTGGTACTGATTGCGGGGCTGGCGTGGGCGcaggtggtggtggtgaAGATACTGTTCGGGTGCTGGGCACGGTAG
- the DAL1 gene encoding allantoinase (Syntenic homolog of Saccharomyces cerevisiae YIR027C (DAL1)) — translation MEAMSPAVKAIGSSEVLLDGELKPAVVIFSEETGKIEAIIEGPCEQYLDVCGPEAAKEFRDVTPLVVMPGLVDTHVHLDEPGRVHWEGFQSGTQSAVSGGVTTVVDMPLNSIPPTTTMANFDAKKKAAQGRCWCDVAFWGGLVPGNLEELRPLAEAGVRGFKGFLIDSATPEFQAIDRPTIEAAMATLQGYRTVLLFHAELDEVPALPTPPEDPTLYSSFLETRPDRLEVDALNLIVKCLERATCRLPGPPPPVHIVHMSSKHALPVLERARAAGLPISAETCFHYLTMDAETIPKGSTLHKCCPPIRPHENQAHLWNALRNGVLSSVVSDHSPCEPEIRCCDSGDFLQAWGGISSLGLGLSLIYSKGATLPEIARWCAENTALQAGLGHRKGFIRAGYDADLVLFDPRERHTISNSQLHFRHKMTSFHGTEVVGRVRQTLLRGRVVYDAAKGPSPAPAGTLLLDPII, via the coding sequence ATGGAAGCTATGAGTCCCGCAGTGAAAGCGATTGGATCCTCGGAAGTTTTACTGGACGGCGAGCTCAAGCCAGCAGTAGTGATCTTCTCCGAGGAAACCGGCAAAATCGAGGCGATTATTGAGGGTCCGTGCGAGCAGTACCTGGACGTGTGCGGCCCTGAAGCCGCAAAGGAATTCCGGGACGTAACGCCGCTGGTGGTAATGCCCGGACTTGTAGACACCCACGTACACTTGGACGAACCAGGGAGGGTCCACTGGGAGGGGTTCCAGAGCGGGACGCAGTCCGCGGTCAGCGGAGGCGTGACGACTGTGGTAGATATGCCCTTGAACTCGATTCCGCCGACAACCACGATGGCGAACTTCGAcgcgaagaagaaggccgCGCAGGGCCGGTGCTGGTGCGATGTTGCCTTCTGGGGCGGCCTGGTGCCGGGAAACCTGGAGGAGCTGCGACCGCTAGCGGAGGCAGGCGTGCGCGGCTTCAAGGGCTTCCTCATCGACTCTGCGACGCCCGAGTTCCAAGCAATCGACCGCCCCACGATCGAGGCGGCGATGGCGACGCTACAGGGCTACCGCACGGTGCTGCTCTTCCACGCGGAGCTAGACGAGGTGCCAGCGCTGCCCACGCCTCCAGAGGACCCGACGCTGTATAGCTCGTTTCTTGAGACCAGGCCCGACCGTCTGGAAGTGGACGCTCTGAACTTGATTGTGAAGTGTCTCGAGCGCGCTACCTGCCGCCTGCCTGGTCCACCGCCGCCGGTGCACATCGTGCATATGTCATCCAAGCACGCATTACCGGTGCTCGAGCGCGCACGTGCGGCGGGCCTGCCCATCTCCGCGGAGACCTGCTTCCACTATCTTACAATGGATGCGGAAACGATCCCCAAAGGCTCGACCCTGCACAAGTGCTGTCCGCCTATCCGCCCCCACGAGAACCAGGCGCATCTGTGGAATGCGCTGCGAAACGGCGTCCTGAGCAGCGTCGTCAGCGACCACTCCCCCTGCGAGCCTGAGATCCGGTGCTGCGACAGTGGTGACTTTCTGCAGGCGTGGGGCGGTATCTCGTCCCTAGGCCTTGGACTGTCGCTCATCTACAGCAAGGGCGCCACGCTCCCGGAGATCGCCCGCTGGTGTGCAGAAAACACCGCGCTCCAAGCGGGCCTCGGTCACCGCAAGGGCTTCATCCGCGCTGGGTACGACGCCGATCTCGTACTCTTCGACCCGCGCGAGCGCCACACCATCTCCAACTCGCAACTACATTTCCGCCACAAGATGACCTCGTTCCACGGCACCGAGGTCGTCGGCCGCGTGCGCCAGACCCTGCTCCGTGGCCGCGTCGTCTACGACGCCGCCAAGGGTCCCTCGCCGGCCCCCGCGGGCACCCTGCTCCTAGATCCCATCATTTAG